In Ovis aries strain OAR_USU_Benz2616 breed Rambouillet chromosome 16, ARS-UI_Ramb_v3.0, whole genome shotgun sequence, one DNA window encodes the following:
- the TAS2R1 gene encoding taste receptor type 2 member 1: MLECHLVSHLVLTVIQSLFGILVNGIILIVNGTDLIKQRKLIPLDLLVSCLAISRMGIQLAFFYINLALLSLVKFPQVTEKLVVFTFVNDLGLWFATWLSVYYCTKIATIAHPLLFWLKMKISKLVPWLILGSLLYACSTSAVHVKYKWAFYGEGFLDLFFPNVTTHIKVTPTLQSAFLLAEFALPFFIFLISSLLLIFSLGRHTWQVRNTWTGPRNSHTRAYIRAFHSILSFLALYLCHYLIVALIFFQIFNLRSFLFLFCTFMVGSYHSIHSITLILGNPKMKQNAKALLLLRK; this comes from the coding sequence atgctggagtgtcACCTTGTCAGCCACCTTGTTTTGACAGTGAtacaatctctctttgggatTTTAGTAAATGGCATCATTTTGATTGTGAACGGTACTGACTTGATCAAGCAGAGAAAGTTGATTCCACTGGATCTCCTTGTTTCCTGCTTGGCGATTTCCAGGATGGGAATTCAGCTGGCCTTCTTCTACATTAACCTGGCTCTTCTTTCCTTGGTCAAATTCCCTCAGGTTACTGAGAAGCTTGTAGTTTTCACATTTGTAAATGATTTGGGACTTTGGTTTGCCACCTGGCTCAGTGTCTACTACTGCACCAAGATTGCTACCATCGCTCACCCTCTCTTATTCTGGTTGAAGATGAAGATCTCCAAGCTGGTTCCTTGGCTGATTCTTGGGTCCCTGCTGTATGCATGTAGTACTTCTGCTGTGCATGTCAAATATAAGTGGGCATTTTAtggagaaggcttcctggacCTTTTCTTCCCAAATGTAACAACTCACATCAAAGTAACCCCTACTTTACAGTCTGCCTTTCTGCTTGCTGAGTTTGCATTGCCGTTTTTCATCTTCCTGATTTCTTCTCTGCTCTTGATATTTTCCTTGGGGAGACACACCTGGCAGGTGAGAAACACATGGACAGGCCCCAGAAACTCTCACACACGTGCATACATCAGGGCCTTTCACTCCATCCTGTCCTTCCTGGCCCTCTATCTCTGCCACTACCTGATCGTTGCTTTgatcttttttcaaatttttaaccTTAGAAGCTTCCTATTTCTGTTCTGCACCTTCATGGTTGGTTCATACCACTCCATCCACTCTATTACTTTAATTTTAGGAAacccaaaaatgaaacaaaatgcaaaggcaTTGCTCCTTCTCAGAAAGTGA